One window from the genome of Clostridiales bacterium encodes:
- the clpP gene encoding ATP-dependent Clp endopeptidase proteolytic subunit ClpP, which yields MRKNDILNDLVPMVVEQTNRGERSYDIFSRMLEDRVVFLTGEITDVTADLVVAQLMYLESKGEDKDISLYINSPGGSVTAGMAIYDTMNYIKCDVETICVGMAASMGAFLLSSGAKGKRFALPNSEIMIHQPLGGAQGQASDIAITAQHILRVKKRMNMILAKNCNQPFERIERDVDRDNYMFAEEAKAYGLIDNIIEKRP from the coding sequence ATGCGTAAAAACGATATTTTAAACGATTTGGTTCCTATGGTCGTGGAACAGACCAATCGCGGCGAGCGGTCGTACGATATTTTCTCGCGTATGCTCGAAGACCGCGTGGTCTTTCTTACGGGCGAGATAACCGACGTTACCGCCGACCTCGTGGTGGCGCAGCTCATGTACCTCGAAAGCAAAGGCGAGGATAAGGACATTTCGTTGTATATCAACAGTCCCGGCGGCTCGGTCACTGCGGGCATGGCGATCTATGACACCATGAACTATATCAAGTGCGACGTGGAAACTATCTGCGTAGGCATGGCGGCGTCCATGGGCGCGTTCCTACTTTCGAGCGGAGCCAAGGGCAAGCGGTTCGCACTTCCCAACAGCGAGATCATGATCCACCAACCGCTCGGCGGCGCGCAGGGCCAGGCGAGCGATATCGCTATCACCGCACAGCATATCCTTCGCGTTAAAAAGCGCATGAATATGATACTCGCTAAAAACTGCAATCAGCCGTTTGAGCGTATCGAGCGCGACGTAGACCGCGATAACTATATGTTCGCGGAAGAAGCGAAGGCTTACGGGCTTATCGATAACATTATAGAAAAGAGACCGTAA
- the clpX gene encoding ATP-dependent Clp protease ATP-binding subunit ClpX, with the protein MVNKNNNGHDEAHCSFCGKPESKVERLIAAPTDNVYICDGCVAICREQLSEQAHEPVTDKVALLPPEQLKAELDKYIIGQDEAKRVLSVAVYNHYKRVNYNLRNVGKSGRKKDDERTAAERGEAPDGVELNKSNILMFGPSGCGKTLLAQTLSKILKVPFAMVDATTLTEAGYVGEDVENILLRLIKNADYDISAAERGIIYIDEVDKIARKSENVSITRDVSGEGVQQSLLKIIESTVSSIPPNGGRKHPQQEFIHMDTTNVLFILGGAFVGLDKIVGDRLGKTRMGFGGVLKSEATDPDVMLPQVGPEDLIKFGLIPELVGRVPVTVSLRDLKSEDLVRVLTEPKNAIVKQYVKLLDLDGVQLEFDDGALTAIADKAIALHTGARGLRTIVENAMLDIMYKAPSDKSIKKIIITSETISSGAPPKVVKDAA; encoded by the coding sequence ATGGTAAACAAAAACAACAACGGTCATGACGAAGCGCATTGCTCGTTTTGCGGTAAACCGGAATCCAAGGTCGAGCGACTGATTGCTGCGCCTACCGATAACGTGTATATTTGCGACGGGTGTGTGGCTATTTGCCGCGAACAGCTCAGCGAGCAAGCTCACGAGCCTGTAACCGACAAGGTCGCGCTGTTGCCGCCCGAGCAGCTCAAAGCCGAGCTCGATAAGTATATTATCGGTCAGGACGAGGCTAAGCGTGTGCTGTCGGTCGCCGTTTACAACCATTACAAACGCGTAAACTACAATCTCAGAAACGTAGGCAAGTCCGGCCGCAAAAAGGACGACGAGCGCACTGCCGCCGAGCGCGGCGAAGCCCCGGACGGAGTGGAGCTCAATAAGAGCAATATTCTCATGTTCGGTCCGTCGGGCTGCGGCAAAACTCTGCTTGCTCAAACTCTATCCAAAATACTCAAAGTCCCGTTCGCCATGGTGGACGCAACCACGCTCACCGAAGCGGGCTACGTGGGCGAGGACGTAGAGAACATTCTTTTGCGCCTTATTAAGAACGCCGACTATGACATTTCGGCTGCCGAGCGCGGCATTATCTATATCGACGAGGTCGATAAGATCGCGCGCAAGAGCGAGAACGTGTCGATCACCCGCGACGTATCGGGCGAGGGCGTTCAGCAATCACTGCTCAAAATCATAGAAAGCACTGTGTCGAGCATACCGCCCAACGGCGGGCGCAAGCACCCCCAGCAAGAGTTTATCCACATGGATACGACCAACGTATTGTTCATACTCGGCGGTGCGTTCGTTGGGCTCGACAAGATAGTAGGAGACCGTTTGGGCAAAACGCGCATGGGCTTCGGCGGCGTGCTCAAAAGCGAAGCGACCGATCCCGACGTAATGCTTCCGCAGGTCGGTCCCGAGGACTTGATCAAATTCGGGCTTATCCCCGAGCTCGTAGGGCGCGTACCCGTAACGGTTTCGCTCAGAGATCTCAAATCGGAGGATCTTGTCCGCGTGCTCACCGAGCCCAAGAACGCTATCGTCAAGCAGTACGTTAAGCTACTCGACCTCGACGGCGTTCAGTTAGAGTTTGATGACGGCGCGCTCACGGCGATAGCCGATAAGGCGATTGCGCTCCACACCGGCGCGCGCGGGCTCAGAACGATAGTCGAGAACGCAATGCTCGACATTATGTACAAAGCCCCGTCTGATAAATCGATCAAAAAGATCATCATAACGTCCGAAACGATAAGTAGCGGCGCACCGCCCAAGGTCGTAAAGGACGCGGCATAG
- a CDS encoding DUF4132 domain-containing protein has protein sequence MVTDKRILKAIASVDDPVVKSILEREDYDVGHDVDLDFIFKHEKAYRKLIPDYFDTMVEAIERNQMLGWHFRTVLTSYLCLQTGTVDPTDLNSVKNFEAAGIDITALSNRSLMKGCIDGKIFKTGLDKKKFTAQNVIDFINKNPLYTSFFSQLLVTYDDTTLWQNSVEHVINAKNEDGLRISELRAMLTTTNPRALAYYCDEIDRLDIYRFKAFNEVAVMMGDYTVVLTPKELVEVLRDAATAAVDKYISAGFKRAHTFTEALIRLYPDKVKDFVARSLELGSPRTRLGVLHALPQYFISENAEVIFGGKIGISIEELSVFTWRIKVDRTPEKNLPIMFDGLLAVLEQMDKVNYYFKTDDEISFAHELSKSSVVEDLAEIAVKLNSRNRALVLDKMYDSFKDEAQATYLGKIGNLTSLDRRACTICLLKTDGYNASKQYDAEKITLTYDEAVKVSDYLKSKKQSVKTKIIKEFIKSKDSDKIADYLIGCKEDYKVAAGEEIRKSSDKVSCEKLDKTTSRYYWEAESVFKNEKPQAEIDKLAALKIKSYKPCVPNAKKLQSLADKLTELLKTNADYEYKPKYGDALVTLGAEFRLMDNGEPALTFGAYPFGNEIHDIILSVFSGNELADLLVFLFAQKCGNKLCSALYGDGRDAKGALAVFEKFDKKYFSVNAYTILRDLFSAAVREFLNEDTSIAAALRFTEKEVLPLLKDDTPYEFLRALGRFGDNALNALAHILCVWNKNDCDSTWFEIDITAKVYEAGYFSDALMKYFILEYDSYLGILYEPEAEICVLRDDGKYPKFKAFINRFVDEGLQTEFARGSLETPYDSVLRRIRRIYGVDNYMHAIAALRGLTWVRSPYGTSKDDMLSAILKRIVKTSGESYEQYESSVKKYGITDDELIKATLFNPEYADYAAKYLNIKNLKLAVYWFVAHLNETVENERQERRVEQIKQFSDINYLDFKDGAFDSKWYAEMKSSVDEKTLKRIYDNAKYVTVGGLHKRAQRFFDAVSGKITKKECLDKISTTRNKDYCLIYSLIPIENRADLIERYEVLSEFLRASKQFGAQRQASERRTVDIAFENLARVAGYADTDVFVFEMESENPSDIYKPYDFDGVTVTPYIDENKFKVGYRVEKDGKTLSSVPAKQAKNKELAALRDQIKQLNKKFRRIITGLENAMNTLSEFTVDRLVSMSREPLIKTALGKLVFMADGRAAVFDGSKLTDFDGKKISADKCYIAHAVTLKENALLDKAIAHIVKNNIKQPFKQVLREIYIKSPEEKTQDEVLRFRGFNVDLKRCVAALKSKGWSVSEDIGLRKVYYKTDTVAAIFREFDIFYTVDFENLNRELHGIYFLNRRDCEIIPLEKVDSITFSETLRDVDLMITVSSNTVYDFELAKSTVEIRKAVLTSIVDILSLKNVTFLKDNIRVEGHYGTYVVNIRTGLVFKEGKGNLLLDTVYSVDKPLLLDFVDEDPMTADIISKAIVLSADEKIRDAAILREIKD, from the coding sequence ATGGTAACCGATAAACGCATATTAAAAGCCATTGCTTCCGTCGACGATCCCGTCGTCAAGTCGATACTCGAACGCGAGGATTACGACGTCGGTCACGACGTGGATCTCGATTTCATATTCAAGCACGAAAAGGCTTACCGTAAGCTTATTCCCGATTATTTCGATACCATGGTCGAAGCTATCGAGCGCAACCAAATGCTCGGTTGGCATTTCCGCACTGTGCTAACGTCGTACCTGTGCCTGCAAACGGGCACGGTTGACCCCACCGACCTGAACTCGGTGAAGAATTTCGAGGCGGCGGGAATAGATATAACGGCGCTAAGTAATAGGTCTTTAATGAAAGGCTGTATAGACGGCAAGATATTCAAAACGGGTCTGGATAAAAAGAAATTCACCGCGCAAAACGTTATAGATTTTATTAATAAAAACCCGTTGTACACTTCGTTTTTTTCGCAATTATTGGTCACTTACGACGATACCACGCTGTGGCAAAACTCGGTAGAGCACGTGATAAACGCCAAGAACGAGGACGGGTTAAGGATAAGCGAGCTACGCGCCATGCTTACTACGACCAATCCGCGCGCGCTCGCGTACTATTGCGACGAGATAGACAGGCTCGATATTTACAGGTTTAAGGCGTTTAACGAGGTCGCCGTAATGATGGGCGATTATACCGTAGTGCTTACGCCCAAAGAGCTCGTCGAGGTTCTTCGCGACGCCGCTACCGCCGCCGTGGACAAATACATTTCGGCGGGTTTCAAACGCGCGCATACGTTCACCGAAGCGCTGATAAGGTTATATCCCGATAAGGTCAAGGACTTTGTCGCAAGGTCGCTCGAACTCGGTTCGCCGCGCACGCGGCTTGGCGTTCTTCACGCGTTGCCGCAGTATTTTATAAGCGAAAATGCGGAAGTGATTTTCGGCGGCAAGATCGGTATTTCTATCGAAGAGCTTTCGGTTTTTACTTGGAGAATAAAGGTCGATAGAACGCCCGAAAAGAACCTTCCTATCATGTTCGACGGGCTTCTTGCCGTGCTCGAACAAATGGACAAGGTCAACTATTATTTCAAAACGGACGACGAGATATCGTTCGCGCACGAGCTCAGCAAGTCGAGCGTTGTCGAAGACCTTGCTGAAATCGCCGTAAAGCTCAATAGCCGAAATCGCGCGCTCGTGCTCGACAAAATGTACGATAGCTTTAAGGACGAAGCGCAGGCGACGTACCTCGGCAAGATAGGAAACTTGACCTCGCTCGACAGGCGTGCGTGCACGATCTGTCTGTTAAAGACGGACGGCTATAACGCAAGCAAGCAGTACGACGCCGAAAAAATCACGCTTACGTACGACGAAGCTGTCAAGGTCAGCGACTATCTGAAATCGAAAAAGCAGTCGGTCAAGACCAAGATAATCAAGGAGTTTATCAAGTCTAAGGACAGCGATAAAATCGCCGACTATCTTATAGGGTGTAAGGAAGACTACAAAGTTGCGGCGGGCGAAGAAATACGAAAAAGCTCAGATAAGGTAAGTTGCGAAAAGCTGGATAAGACAACAAGCCGATATTATTGGGAGGCCGAGAGCGTATTCAAGAACGAAAAGCCGCAAGCCGAAATCGACAAGCTTGCCGCCCTAAAAATTAAAAGCTATAAACCGTGCGTACCGAACGCCAAAAAGCTCCAATCGCTTGCGGATAAACTGACCGAGCTGTTAAAAACAAACGCCGATTACGAGTATAAGCCCAAGTACGGCGACGCGCTTGTAACGCTCGGTGCGGAGTTCAGGCTCATGGATAACGGCGAGCCCGCGCTTACCTTCGGCGCGTACCCGTTCGGGAACGAGATACACGATATTATACTATCGGTGTTTTCGGGCAACGAGCTTGCCGATTTATTGGTTTTTCTTTTCGCCCAAAAATGCGGAAATAAATTATGCAGTGCGCTCTACGGCGACGGCAGGGATGCGAAGGGCGCGCTTGCGGTTTTCGAAAAGTTCGATAAGAAATATTTTTCGGTCAACGCGTATACGATATTGCGCGATCTTTTCAGTGCGGCGGTTCGCGAGTTTTTAAACGAGGACACGTCGATTGCGGCGGCGTTGCGCTTTACCGAAAAAGAAGTTTTGCCGCTGTTAAAGGACGACACGCCGTATGAGTTTTTGCGAGCGCTCGGGCGGTTCGGCGACAATGCGCTGAATGCGCTTGCGCATATCCTGTGCGTATGGAACAAGAACGACTGCGATAGCACTTGGTTCGAAATAGATATTACGGCAAAGGTGTACGAGGCGGGGTATTTTTCGGACGCGCTTATGAAGTATTTTATACTCGAATACGACTCGTACTTAGGCATACTTTACGAACCCGAGGCGGAGATTTGCGTACTGCGCGACGACGGCAAATATCCCAAGTTTAAGGCGTTTATAAACCGTTTTGTCGACGAGGGGCTTCAAACCGAGTTTGCGCGCGGCAGTCTGGAAACGCCGTACGATTCGGTGCTGAGGCGCATTCGCCGCATATATGGCGTGGATAACTATATGCACGCGATAGCCGCGCTGAGAGGGCTTACTTGGGTGCGTTCGCCGTACGGCACGAGCAAGGACGATATGCTGTCCGCCATACTCAAACGCATTGTAAAGACTTCGGGCGAAAGCTACGAGCAGTACGAGAGCAGTGTAAAAAAGTACGGGATCACCGACGACGAGCTTATAAAAGCTACGCTGTTCAATCCCGAATACGCTGACTATGCGGCGAAGTATTTGAATATAAAAAATCTCAAACTCGCGGTGTATTGGTTCGTCGCGCACCTTAACGAAACGGTGGAAAACGAACGGCAGGAACGCCGCGTCGAGCAGATTAAGCAGTTCTCCGATATAAACTATCTCGACTTTAAGGACGGCGCGTTCGACTCAAAGTGGTACGCCGAAATGAAATCGTCGGTCGACGAAAAGACCTTGAAGCGAATTTACGACAACGCCAAATACGTGACGGTTGGGGGACTGCACAAGCGCGCGCAACGCTTCTTCGACGCGGTTAGCGGCAAGATAACCAAGAAAGAATGTCTTGACAAGATATCGACTACGCGCAATAAAGATTATTGTCTTATTTACAGTCTTATTCCTATCGAGAATAGAGCCGATCTCATAGAGCGGTACGAGGTGCTGTCGGAGTTCCTGCGCGCGAGCAAGCAGTTCGGCGCACAGCGTCAGGCGAGCGAGCGCAGGACGGTCGATATAGCGTTCGAAAATCTCGCGCGCGTCGCGGGCTACGCCGATACCGACGTGTTCGTATTCGAAATGGAATCTGAAAACCCGAGCGACATATATAAGCCCTACGATTTCGACGGAGTGACTGTCACGCCGTATATAGACGAGAACAAGTTTAAGGTCGGGTACAGAGTAGAGAAGGACGGAAAAACGCTGTCGTCCGTGCCCGCCAAGCAAGCCAAAAACAAGGAATTGGCTGCGCTCCGCGACCAAATAAAGCAGCTCAATAAAAAGTTCAGGCGGATAATAACGGGGCTGGAAAACGCTATGAACACGTTGAGCGAGTTCACGGTGGATAGGCTCGTATCCATGAGCCGTGAGCCGCTTATAAAAACTGCGCTCGGCAAGCTAGTGTTTATGGCAGACGGCAGGGCGGCGGTATTCGACGGAAGCAAGCTGACAGATTTCGACGGCAAGAAGATCTCCGCAGATAAATGCTATATCGCGCACGCCGTAACGCTCAAAGAGAACGCGCTCCTCGATAAAGCGATAGCGCATATCGTAAAGAACAATATCAAACAGCCGTTCAAGCAGGTGCTAAGAGAAATATATATCAAGTCGCCCGAGGAGAAAACGCAGGACGAAGTGCTGCGCTTCCGCGGGTTCAACGTCGATTTGAAGCGTTGCGTCGCCGCGCTCAAAAGCAAGGGTTGGAGCGTGTCCGAGGATATAGGACTGAGAAAGGTATACTATAAGACCGATACCGTCGCGGCGATTTTCAGGGAGTTCGATATTTTCTATACCGTCGACTTCGAAAACCTAAACCGCGAGCTCCACGGCATATATTTTCTTAATAGGCGCGACTGCGAAATCATCCCGCTCGAAAAGGTCGACAGCATAACGTTCTCTGAAACGTTGCGCGACGTCGATCTTATGATAACGGTAAGCTCGAATACGGTGTACGACTTCGAGCTTGCCAAGTCGACCGTGGAAATACGTAAAGCGGTACTCACTTCCATAGTCGACATATTGTCGCTTAAAAACGTGACATTCTTAAAGGACAATATCAGGGTGGAAGGGCATTACGGCACGTACGTAGTCAATATCCGCACGGGACTTGTGTTCAAAGAGGGCAAGGGCAATCTTTTGCTCGATACCGTGTACAGCGTGGATAAACCGCTGCTCTTGGACTTTGTGGACGAAGACCCTATGACCGCCGATATAATATCCAAGGCGATAGTTCTATCCGCCGACGAGAAAATTCGCGACGCGGCGATATTGCGCGAGATAAAAGATTAA
- a CDS encoding nicotinamide mononucleotide transporter, with protein MKNVFKLFNKFDIILWVFSVAAIVVSFVVCGARDYLTLVSSITGVTALIFIVKGNVIGQILTMIFAVFYGVVSYFFGYYGEMITYLGMSAPAALVATISWLRNPYKDSAQVKVGKLTRVKVIVMIILATVVTVAFYFILDAINTTNLITSTISVTTSFIAAALTFLRIPLYGLAYAANDIVLIVLWVLASIENVGYIPMIVCFTLFFVYDVYGFISWTRMKNKQTGEIKEE; from the coding sequence ATGAAAAACGTATTTAAGCTGTTTAACAAATTCGATATTATACTGTGGGTATTTTCGGTCGCGGCGATTGTCGTTTCGTTCGTCGTTTGCGGCGCGCGCGATTATTTGACGCTGGTTTCGTCTATAACAGGCGTAACCGCGCTTATATTCATAGTTAAGGGCAACGTTATAGGGCAAATTCTGACTATGATATTCGCCGTGTTTTATGGCGTGGTATCGTACTTTTTCGGGTACTACGGCGAGATGATCACCTATCTCGGCATGAGCGCGCCCGCCGCCCTCGTCGCTACGATCTCGTGGCTGCGCAACCCGTACAAGGACAGCGCGCAGGTAAAGGTCGGCAAGCTGACGCGCGTTAAAGTCATAGTCATGATTATTCTCGCCACAGTCGTAACGGTGGCGTTCTATTTTATTCTCGACGCTATCAACACCACAAATTTAATAACGAGCACTATATCGGTCACTACCAGCTTTATCGCCGCCGCGCTAACCTTTTTGCGTATTCCGCTTTACGGCTTGGCGTATGCGGCGAACGATATTGTGCTTATCGTGCTATGGGTGCTCGCTTCTATCGAGAACGTCGGGTATATCCCGATGATAGTGTGCTTTACCCTATTTTTCGTTTACGACGTATACGGCTTTATCAGCTGGACGAGAATGAAGAACAAACAGACCGGAGAAATAAAAGAGGAATAA
- a CDS encoding GNAT family N-acetyltransferase, with translation MITVKEISSKRDKKRFFKFVIDLYKNNPHACCNLYSEEFDEFDPEVNDAFRFADCRMFLAYKDGKIAGRIAGIWHRGVNEKFGYKQLRFTRFDVIDDFEVTKALFDKLFEWAKELGMTEIIGPMSFSDLNEEGMLIDGFDKDSNYIEIYNYPYYVEHMEKLGAYKVVDWNCYVMTPPDKPDERMKRLSDAAMAKYGYEILDVAYLLKHDKKKLNDYVMEALDVMNVAFEHLYGVSPVNEKQKAREAKTIFSVLIPDLATVVLKDGKVIGYGLCIPSLKEVFQKGKGRIFPGGLIPYIKTMKHPKVADMLQIGVLPEHQSKGVPAIIINHCLEGVIRLGIKKLEAGPQLEENRKVQNLWNGFDADLAKRARCWGLKVE, from the coding sequence GTGATAACAGTAAAAGAAATTTCGTCGAAGCGCGATAAAAAACGTTTTTTCAAGTTTGTAATAGATTTATACAAAAATAATCCGCACGCTTGTTGCAACTTATATTCCGAAGAGTTCGACGAATTCGATCCGGAAGTGAACGACGCGTTTCGTTTCGCAGATTGCCGTATGTTTTTGGCATACAAGGACGGCAAGATAGCGGGGCGCATCGCCGGCATTTGGCATAGAGGGGTCAACGAGAAATTCGGGTATAAGCAGCTCCGTTTTACGCGGTTTGACGTCATTGACGACTTCGAAGTCACAAAGGCGCTTTTCGATAAGCTGTTCGAGTGGGCGAAAGAGCTCGGCATGACCGAGATAATCGGACCGATGAGCTTTTCCGATCTCAACGAGGAGGGTATGCTCATCGACGGCTTCGATAAGGACAGCAACTACATAGAAATTTATAACTATCCTTACTACGTCGAACACATGGAGAAGCTCGGCGCGTATAAGGTCGTGGACTGGAACTGCTACGTAATGACGCCGCCGGATAAACCGGACGAGCGCATGAAGCGGCTCAGCGACGCAGCCATGGCTAAGTACGGCTACGAAATTCTCGACGTGGCGTATCTTTTGAAACACGACAAAAAGAAGCTCAACGATTACGTCATGGAAGCTCTGGACGTTATGAACGTTGCATTCGAGCATTTGTACGGCGTCAGTCCGGTAAACGAAAAGCAAAAAGCCCGCGAGGCAAAAACGATCTTTTCCGTACTCATTCCCGACCTTGCAACCGTCGTTCTCAAAGACGGCAAGGTTATCGGCTACGGATTATGTATCCCGTCGCTTAAAGAAGTTTTTCAAAAGGGCAAGGGGCGAATATTCCCCGGCGGACTTATTCCGTATATAAAAACCATGAAGCATCCGAAGGTTGCCGATATGTTGCAAATAGGCGTTTTGCCCGAGCACCAAAGCAAGGGCGTGCCCGCAATTATCATCAACCATTGTTTGGAGGGTGTAATTCGCCTGGGCATAAAAAAGCTGGAAGCGGGTCCGCAGCTCGAAGAAAACCGCAAAGTTCAAAACCTGTGGAACGGGTTCGACGCCGATCTTGCTAAACGCGCAAGATGCTGGGGATTGAAAGTAGAATAA